Proteins from a single region of Methanotorris igneus Kol 5:
- the cfbA gene encoding sirohydrochlorin nickelochelatase: protein MEALVLVGHGSRLPYSKEVVEKIAEKIRAKNIYPIVEVGMMEFNEPTIPQAVKKAIEQGAKKIIVVPVFLAHGNHTKRDIPRILGLIEDDGEHHHNHKHEHHHHHHHHHEHEKLEIPDDVEIIYREPLGADDRIVDIVLDRAAGR, encoded by the coding sequence ATGGAGGCGTTGGTTTTAGTAGGGCATGGTAGTAGGTTGCCATACAGTAAAGAGGTCGTTGAGAAAATCGCTGAAAAGATAAGGGCAAAAAACATCTATCCTATTGTTGAAGTTGGTATGATGGAATTCAATGAGCCAACAATTCCACAGGCAGTTAAGAAGGCGATTGAACAAGGGGCTAAAAAAATTATCGTTGTCCCTGTTTTCTTAGCCCATGGAAACCATACAAAAAGAGATATTCCAAGGATATTGGGGTTAATTGAGGATGATGGAGAACATCATCATAACCACAAACATGAGCATCATCACCATCACCACCATCATCATGAACATGAAAAGTTAGAGATTCCAGATGATGTAGAAATAATATATAGAGAACCATTAGGAGCAGACGATAGAATTGTTGATATTGTTTTAGATAGGGCTGCAGGCAGATAA